AACAACAACTCCAGTGGCTAAAGCAACAATTTCTGAAGAATCCATTTGCTTGAATATCCTGAAGAAGCTGATGCTATGAATTTAAGGCAGCGTCCTCAAGCTACGCGCGGCCGCGGGACACTTGACGCGCCGCCTCGACCTCCCTTACAGCAGCAGGAGCCATATAACATAATTCCCATTCATAATCTCTTGACTGACCATCCTTCTCTCCGGTTCCCAGAGGTACGGGCCGCCGCAGCCGCCCTGCGCGCCACTGAGGACCTCAAGGTGCCGTCCTTTATTCCGTGGAATGATTCCATGGATATCATGGACTGGCTGGGGTTCTTCTTCGGGTTCCAAGGGGACAACGTGAAGAACCAAAGAGAGCACTTGGTGCTTCACTTGGCAAACTCCCAAATGCGCCTCCAACCTCCGCCAGCAAGCGTCGATCGCCTTGATTTTGGTGTACTCCGCCGCTTTAGTCAGAAGTTGCTCAAGAATTACACCTCATGGTGCTCTTATTTGCGTAAAAGGTCTCAGGTTCGGCTTCCAAAACGCCAGAACTCTGCCCTTCTCCGCCGGGAACTCTTGTATGTAAGCCTCTACTTGTTGATTTGGGGTGAGGCGGCGAACCTCCGCTTTACGCCGGAATGTTTGTGTTACATTTATCATAACATGGCTGGGGAGTTAAATCACATTCTTGATGGGCATATTGATGAAAATACTGGACAGCCGTATGTTCCCTCGACTTGTCGTCAGTATGGTTTCTTGGATTATATTGTTACACCTATTTACACTGCAATTAAGGGTGAAGTTGCGAGGAGCAGAAATGGGGCTGCCCCACATTCTGCTTGGAGGAATTATGATGATATTAACGAGTACTTTTGGAGTAGAAAGTGCTTTAAGAGACTGAAATGGCCTATTGATTTGTCGAGTAATTTTCTTTTGGTTAGCGGTGGCGAGAGAGTAGGGAAGACAGGATTTGTGGAGCAAAGAACTTTCTGGAATGTTTTTAGGAGTTTTGATAGGTTGTGGGTGATGCTAATTTTGTTCTTTCAGGCTGCTATGCTTGTTGCCTGGGAGCGAAGCAAGTATCCATGGCAAGCCTTGGAGAGTAGGGATCTGCAGGTGCAGCTGCTTACAATATTCATTACTTGGGCAGCCTTGAGATTTGTTCAAGCAATTCTTGATGCTGGGACACAGTACAGTTTAGTCTCAAGGGACACGATATGGATTGGCGTGAGAATGGTGTTAAAAGGGTTAGATGCTCTCACGTGGACCGTTGTGTTTGGGGTGTTTTATGGGAGGATTTGGAGCCAAAAAAATTCTGATGGCAGGTGGTCATATGAAGCAAACCAGAGAATATTGACATTTCTGAAGGTTGTTTTAGTCTACGTCATTCCTGAGTTGTTGGCTCTGGTTCTTTTCATTCTTCCATGGATTCGAAATTTACTCGAGGAAGTGGATTGGACTATCTTTCGCTGGTTAAGATGGTGGTTTTATACCCCAATATTTGTCGGTCGGGGGCTCAGGGAAGGACTTGTTAGTAACATAAAGTACACgatattttggattcttgtcctGCTTTCAAAATTCTTGTTCAGTTACTTCCTTCAGATCAAGCCCCTGGTTGCTCCAACAAAGGCTCTTCTGAAGATGCATGGAACATACAGGTGGCATCAATTTTTTGGTAGCACCAATAGAGTGGCTGTAATTATGTTGTGGGTTCCTGTTATTTTGATATATTTAATGGATTTGTTAGTTTGGTATTCAATATTCTCCTCTATTGTCGGGGGAGTTATTGGATTGTTTTCTCATATAGGTGAGATCCGAAACATTCAACAGCTGAGGCTTCGATTCCAGTTCTTTGCAAGCGCATTGCAATTTAATCTAATGCCTGAGGATCACACCACAGGCTCGAAAGCAACACTGGTACACAAACTGCGGGATGCACTGCATAGACTGAAGCTGCGGTATGGCCTTGGCCAGCCATATAAGAAGATGGAATCGAGCCAGGTGGAAGCAACTAGGTTTGCATTGCTGTGGAATGAAATGATAATAACTTTGAGAGAGGAAGACCTGGTCAGTGACCAGGAAGTGGAGCTAATGGAACTGCCTCCTAATTGTTGGGACATTAAGGTTATTCGATGGCCCTGTGCTCTTCTCTGCAATGAGCTCTTGCTTGCTCTCATTCATGCAACAGAACTGGAGGATGCGCCAGATAGATGGGTATGGTATAGGATTTGCAAGAATGAGTACAGACGCTGTGCTGTAATTGAGGTGTATGATAGCATCAAATATTTGCTTTGTAACGTTATTATTAAAGATGGCACAGAAGAGCATTCAATAGTCACTAATCTGTTCACTGGGATTGATGAAAgcattcattttgaaaagttcGCAGAGACATACAAGACATCTGTTTTCCCCAAGATTCATGAACAGTTGATATCTCTCATCCATCTTTTGCTCATGCCTCAGAAGAACATGACAAAGATAGTGAATGTAATGCAGTACTTGTATGAGCTTTCTGTTCGAGAATTTCCACGGATGAAGAAATCTGTTGCACTGTTGAAACAGGAAGGTttagcacctctaaatcctgcATCATCTGCGGATGGACAACTTTTTGAAAATGCTCTGGAATTTCCTGAAGCTGGAGACATTTTCTTCTATAGGCAGCTAAGGCGTTTGCAGACAATACTTACATCTAAAGATTCAATGCACAATGTCCCAAGAAATCTTGAGTCGAGAAGACGCATTGCTTTCTTTAGTAATTCGTTATTTATGAACATGCCACGAGCTCCGCAAGTTGAGAAGATGATGGCCTTCAGTGTCTTGACTCCTTACTATGATGAAGATGTGTTGTATGGTAAAGAAATGCTTAGAAGTCCCAATGAAGATGGCATCTCAACCTTATTTTATTTGCAGAAGATTTATGAAGATGAGTGGACAAATTTTCTGGAGAGGATGCGCAGGGAAGGTATGCAAAATGATGATGAGATTTGGACCACAAAGGTGAGGGATCTCCGACTGTGGGCATCACACAGAGGCCAGACATTGTCTCGTACAGTGAGAGGGATGATGTACTACTATAGGGCACTGAAAATGCTTGCCTTCCTTGATACTGCGTCTGAGTTGGATATAAGGCAGGGATCGGACGGAAATGCTTATCTTGCTTCACTGCAGCAGAACAGCGGTTTGGATGGACTAGATTCTTACACGGCATCAACTTCTCAAACTCTTGGCCGAGCAAGTAGCAGTGTGAGCCTTCTTTTCAAAGGTCACGAGTTTGGCAGTGCTATGATGAAATTCACTTATGTTGTTGCCTGCCAGATGTATGGGCATCATAAGGGAAAGGGTGATCCTCGTGCTGAAGATATTTTCAACttgatgaaaaataatgaggccCTTCGAGTAGCTTATGTTGATGAGGTTTACCTGGGAAGGGAAGAAGTGGAATATTACTCTGTCTTGGTGAAGTATGATCAACAACTAAAGAGCGAGGTTGAAATTTACCGTATCAAGTTGCCTGGTCCATTGAAGCTGGGTGAAGGTAAACCAGAGAACCAGAACCACGCCATCATTTTTACTCGCGGTGATGCAATTCAGACCATAGATATGAACCAAGATAATTATTTTGAGGAGGCATTGAAGATGCGGAATTTACTGGAGGAGTTTAAATCCTATCATGGTATCAGGAGGCCCACAATTCTCGGAATTCgtgaaaatatttttactgGTTCTGTGTCATCTCTTGCTTGGTTCATGTCTGCTCAAGAAATGAGTTTTGTAACTCTGGGGCAACGAGTTCTGGCAAATCCTTTGAAGGTTCGGATGCACTACGGTCATCCTGATGTCTTTGACAGATTCTGGTTTTTGACTCGAGGTGGCATAAGCAAAGCTTCTAAAGTGATCAATATTAGTGAGGACATATATGCGGGATTCAATTGCACGTTGCGAGGTGGCAATGTGACCCACCATGAGTACATACAGGTGGGTAAGGGAAGGGATGTTGGATTAAATCAGATATCCATGTTTGAGGCAAAGGTTGCTAGCGGCAATGGTGAGCAGGTCTTGAGTAGAGATGTATACAGGTTGGGTCATCGGCTAGATTTCTTTCGTATGCTTTCGTTCTTTTATAGTACTGTCGGATACTTCTTCAACACCATGATGGTGGTCCTCATGGTCTACACTTTTCTTTGGGGACGCCTTTATCTTGCTCTCAGTGGTGTTGAAAACAGTGCCAAGGAAGCGAGTGACAATAAAGCGCTTGGTGCAATCTTGAATCAACAGTTCATCATCCAAATTGGTATTTTCACTGCCCTCCCAATGATTGTGGAAAATTCTCTAGAACATGGGTTCCTTCCTGCTATTTGGGATTTTGTAACAATGCAACTGCAGCTTGCTTCACTGTTTTACACATTCTCACTTGGAACACGTGCACATTATTTTGGTCGGACCATTCTTCATGGAGGTGCCAAGTACAGGGCTACTGGACGTGGTTTTGTTGTGCAACATAAAAGCTTTGCAGAGAACTATAGATTATATGCTCGCAGCCATTTTGTGAAAGCAATTGAGCTTGGAGTGATTCTCATAGTGTACGCCTCACATAGTCCTTTGGCTTCAAATACCTTTGTTTACATTGCAATGACCATCTCAAGTTGGTTCCTTGTTGTATCGTGGATGATGTCACCCTTTATCTTCAATCCTTCTGGTTTTGATTGGTTGAAAACTGTCTACGACTTCGATGATTTCATGAAATGGCTATGGTATAATAGAGGAGTTTTCATAAAAGCAGATCTCAGCTGGGAAACATGGTGGTACGAGGAGCAGGAGCACTTGAGGACAACTGGTCTTTGGGGAAAATTACTGGAGATTATTTTAGATCTTCGTTTCTTCTTTTTCCAGTACGGAATTGTTTACCACTTGAACATTACTGGTAAGAACAAAAGTATTGCTGTGTATTTGCTGTCTTGGATCTACATGGTTGTGGCAGTTGCAATCTATATTGTCATAGGATATGCTCAGGAAAAGTATGCTGCAAAGAAGCATATCTACTATCGACTGGTTCAGTTGGTTGTTATTGTGCTTATTGTACTTGTGATCTTTCTGTTGCTCAAGTTCACTGGCTTTACATTTCTTGATCTTATCTCGAGTCTCTTGGCATTTATACCCACGGGATGGGGCATAATACAAATTGCTCAAGTTCTCAGGCCTTTTCTGCAATCCACAGTAGTTTGGGAGACTCTAGTCTCCTTGGCTCGTCTGTATGATATGATATTTGGGTTAATTGTTATGGTTCCTCTGGCAATTGTGTCATGGATGCCTGGACTAGAGTCGATGCAGACAAGGATGCTGTTCAATGAAGCTTTCAGCAGGGGACTCCAGATATCTCAGATCCTGACTGGCAAAAAGTCCAACTAGGACATGTAATAACAGGTAGTTTTctatttcaaatttctcaaataCTCCTCCCATGTGGATATACAAGGACCTGTGTTGTGCAGTTCCTTGTACCCAATTGTTTGCTTCTGCTTAATCTAATTGTGTGCTTGTGCTTAATCTACTTTTTCATTGCAGTGATTTTTGACTAATTCTTCATTTGTGAATTAGGAATATTAGCTGCAACTTGTGACTACATAGGAACGAGATTGGAGGgaagggttgggttgggtggtaaggTAGGAGGGATTGTAAGTTGGAGGTCTTGAAGTTGGAGGTCCTGGGTTCAAGACCTCCCActtacaccaaaaaaaaaaaaagcatagtAATGAGATTGTGTCAGATCCTTCTGGTCTTTTCCAGATATTCAAAAGCTTGGTGGACCACTTCTGATCAATTAACAATTGCCTTGGATCAATGAGAATACTAGATTGAATCTCAAACCCTGagttattattttacttttctttactTGGCTTTAgtgtcttcctttttctttgcacTTGATTCTGGAAAGTATAAGAATTGCATTGACCTGGGTAATATCTGACTCCTTTGTCCTGTCTAAGCAGGAAAGTTCAGGTTGCCTTCCTTTTGGATCTTAAATTGATACGAGTTCTCAATCTTCGAAGGAGTTTTTCTTCTGTAGCCAGACTTGTAAAGCTGAAGTACAATTTTGGGCCTAGATATGAAACCTGAATTATTGATTGATGTCTTTATTACTGTTGGTCATTTCTTGGAATCGACATAGATTTCTATGTTGCCAtgattgaaacaaaatttagatTGTGGTTTTCTCACAGCATGAAGTTTTGCCTTAACAAGGCTGTGGATGTTGATAAGATTATATTcatgaaaaaaatttataaactgtATATTTTGTCAAATAATGAAGCTAATTTACCTGATATTCGGT
This portion of the Coffea arabica cultivar ET-39 chromosome 2e, Coffea Arabica ET-39 HiFi, whole genome shotgun sequence genome encodes:
- the LOC113730974 gene encoding callose synthase 11-like — translated: MNLRQRPQATRGRGTLDAPPRPPLQQQEPYNIIPIHNLLTDHPSLRFPEVRAAAAALRATEDLKVPSFIPWNDSMDIMDWLGFFFGFQGDNVKNQREHLVLHLANSQMRLQPPPASVDRLDFGVLRRFSQKLLKNYTSWCSYLRKRSQVRLPKRQNSALLRRELLYVSLYLLIWGEAANLRFTPECLCYIYHNMAGELNHILDGHIDENTGQPYVPSTCRQYGFLDYIVTPIYTAIKGEVARSRNGAAPHSAWRNYDDINEYFWSRKCFKRLKWPIDLSSNFLLVSGGERVGKTGFVEQRTFWNVFRSFDRLWVMLILFFQAAMLVAWERSKYPWQALESRDLQVQLLTIFITWAALRFVQAILDAGTQYSLVSRDTIWIGVRMVLKGLDALTWTVVFGVFYGRIWSQKNSDGRWSYEANQRILTFLKVVLVYVIPELLALVLFILPWIRNLLEEVDWTIFRWLRWWFYTPIFVGRGLREGLVSNIKYTIFWILVLLSKFLFSYFLQIKPLVAPTKALLKMHGTYRWHQFFGSTNRVAVIMLWVPVILIYLMDLLVWYSIFSSIVGGVIGLFSHIGEIRNIQQLRLRFQFFASALQFNLMPEDHTTGSKATLVHKLRDALHRLKLRYGLGQPYKKMESSQVEATRFALLWNEMIITLREEDLVSDQEVELMELPPNCWDIKVIRWPCALLCNELLLALIHATELEDAPDRWVWYRICKNEYRRCAVIEVYDSIKYLLCNVIIKDGTEEHSIVTNLFTGIDESIHFEKFAETYKTSVFPKIHEQLISLIHLLLMPQKNMTKIVNVMQYLYELSVREFPRMKKSVALLKQEGLAPLNPASSADGQLFENALEFPEAGDIFFYRQLRRLQTILTSKDSMHNVPRNLESRRRIAFFSNSLFMNMPRAPQVEKMMAFSVLTPYYDEDVLYGKEMLRSPNEDGISTLFYLQKIYEDEWTNFLERMRREGMQNDDEIWTTKVRDLRLWASHRGQTLSRTVRGMMYYYRALKMLAFLDTASELDIRQGSDGNAYLASLQQNSGLDGLDSYTASTSQTLGRASSSVSLLFKGHEFGSAMMKFTYVVACQMYGHHKGKGDPRAEDIFNLMKNNEALRVAYVDEVYLGREEVEYYSVLVKYDQQLKSEVEIYRIKLPGPLKLGEGKPENQNHAIIFTRGDAIQTIDMNQDNYFEEALKMRNLLEEFKSYHGIRRPTILGIRENIFTGSVSSLAWFMSAQEMSFVTLGQRVLANPLKVRMHYGHPDVFDRFWFLTRGGISKASKVINISEDIYAGFNCTLRGGNVTHHEYIQVGKGRDVGLNQISMFEAKVASGNGEQVLSRDVYRLGHRLDFFRMLSFFYSTVGYFFNTMMVVLMVYTFLWGRLYLALSGVENSAKEASDNKALGAILNQQFIIQIGIFTALPMIVENSLEHGFLPAIWDFVTMQLQLASLFYTFSLGTRAHYFGRTILHGGAKYRATGRGFVVQHKSFAENYRLYARSHFVKAIELGVILIVYASHSPLASNTFVYIAMTISSWFLVVSWMMSPFIFNPSGFDWLKTVYDFDDFMKWLWYNRGVFIKADLSWETWWYEEQEHLRTTGLWGKLLEIILDLRFFFFQYGIVYHLNITGKNKSIAVYLLSWIYMVVAVAIYIVIGYAQEKYAAKKHIYYRLVQLVVIVLIVLVIFLLLKFTGFTFLDLISSLLAFIPTGWGIIQIAQVLRPFLQSTVVWETLVSLARLYDMIFGLIVMVPLAIVSWMPGLESMQTRMLFNEAFSRGLQISQILTGKKSN